The DNA window TGTTCCCAACACCGGACTGGCGATCACCGTCGACGTCGGCGACCCCGGCGACATCCACCCCAAGGACAAGCAGACCGTCGGCAAGCGGCTGGCCAACTGGGCACTCGCCACCGTCTACGGCAAGTCCGACGTCGCCGCGATGGGCCCGCTGCCCGCCGGGCACGAGATCAAAGGCGGCAGCATCGTCCTGAAGTTCACCCACGCCCACGGCGGCCTGGTGGCCAAAGGCGGCACGCTGACCGGCTTCACCATCGCCGGCGAGGATCGCAAGTTCGTCCCGGCGGTTGCGAAGATCGAGGGTGATACCGTCGTCGTCAGCAGCCCCGATGTCGCCAAGCCGACCGCCGTCCGCTACGCGTGGCAGGACAACCCGGTGTGCAACCTCTTCAACGGCGCAGGCCTCCCCGCGTCGCCGTTCAGGACGGATCAGTAGGCAGTAGGCAGTAGGCAGTACGCAGAGAAGAAAAGAGGGACCACGACGGCCTCCTTTGTTCTCTGCCTACTGCGTACTGCTTACTCCCCTCACGACGAATACTTCGGACTCGCCGCCCAGTGCAGCTTCTCGGCCAGGCTGCGCCAGGGCTGCGTGTCGGGGTTGTCGATCAGCAGCGCGTCGCTGGCGCTTCGGCGGATGACGATCCGCTCGCCGGTGCTTAGCTTCGTGCTCGCCTGCCCGTCGCAGAACAGCGTGGTCCCCTCGTTCACCTTCACGCACTTCAGCACGATCGTCGTCCGCGACGGCACCACCACCGGCCGGAACGACAGGCTGTGCGGGCAGATCGGCGTGATGCAGACCGCCTCGACGCCCGCGTCGATGATCGGCCCGCCGGCCGAGACGTTGTACGCCGTCGATCCGCTCGCGGTCGAAACGATCACCCCATCGCCGAAGTACCGCACGCCGCCTTCGTCGTCGGACGAGATCTCCAGTTCAACCATGTGGAACGGCGGGCCGGCTGTTACGACCGCGTCGTTCAGCGCCGTTGCCACGAACCGTCGGCACTGCTCCACCTTGATGCTCTCCCGCGCCGGGCAGTCCGCCTCGGCCGGAATCACCGACGCCTCCAGCATCGGCCGTCGCTGAACCGGCAGGCCCACCGTCAGGTGCCGGACCAGGTAGGGCAGGAAGTTCTGCGGCGTGAAGTCGGCCAGGAAGCCGAGCCGGCCGAAGTTCACCCCCATCATCGGGATCTCATGCCCGGCCATCCGCCTGGCGGCCGACAGCAGGGTGCCGTCGCCGCCCAGCACCAGCACCAGGTCGGCTTCCACCTTCGCCAGGTCGTGCTGGTGATCGGTCTCGACACCCACCAGATCGGCAATGCCGGCGATCGCTGGACGCAGGTCATTCAGCGCCTTGGTGACGTTGGTCTTCTCGGGCTTTGCGACAACAAAGAGGCGTTTCATACGGCTCGGATCGTAGCGGAAGGGACCATCCCGAACGAGAGCCCGGGGACCCCGTCACGGGTTCTTCATTCACCGACAGACTCGGGAGAAACAGGAAGACTAAGGACTCGGGGATCAAGAACCCCGGATCAGAATCCCCAGATCAAAACCCAGATCAAAACCCGGGACGAAGTCCCCGGGCTCCCGGCGGGTGTGGAAACACACCCGCCGCGGGGTGCGACCGGGGGGCCGAAAGCACCGGACCGGTACTGCTTAGGGCTGCTTCCTTTCGGACCTGACCCGGTTCACAGCCGACCCTTGCCTCGGTCCCGGCCGCATCTCGCGGCGGGATGAGCAATTTCGTAGTCCGGCGAGGATAGCACGTCGCCGGAGGGTTGTCACTTGTCACTTGTCACTTGTCACTTGTCACTTGTCACTTGTCACTTGTCACTTGTCACTTGTCACTTGTCACTTGTCACTTGCGTGATCTCTCACCGACGCAATGCGAATGACCAGTGACCAGTGACAAATGACCAGTGACAAATGACAACGCCCTCACTTCACCGCCAGTTCCTTCTGCAGGCCCACGTACGGGTTGTCGGTCGCGGTCACGTTCTTGACCTCCACCTTCTCGATCAACTGGTTCTCCGTCGGGCGGTCGTTCTCCTGGTTGCGGGCGACGGCGGCGATTGCCTTTACCGCGTCCATTCCTGCAACCACCTTGCCGAACGCCGTGTACTTGCGGTCCAGCGCCCGCGTCTGCTGGTAGTCCAGGCAGACGAAGAACTGGCTGCCGGCCGAGTCCGGGTCCTGGCTGCGGGCCATCGACAGCACGCCGGCGTCGTGGCGACGCTCGTTGAACTCGGCGTCGATCTGATACCCCGGGCCGCCGGTGCCGTCGCCACGCGGGTCGCCACCCTGAATGACGAAGCCCGGCACGATGCGGTGGAAGTTCAGACCGTTGTAGTACCCCTCGGCGGCGAGCGTCACGAAGTTGTGCACCGTGTTCGGCGCCATGTCGTAGTAGAACGCCATCGTCATCGGGCCCTTGCTGGTGGTCATCACCAGGTACTTCAGCGGCTCGACCTTGGTCACCATCGGCCCGTCGGGCGCGCCGATCCGGCGATCGCCCCGCACGCTGATCACCAGCGGCGTGCCGACGAACGCGCTCAGGTCCTTGTCCTTCGGCACGGCATACAGCAGGTAAGTGCCCGAAGCCGCGATCCCCGGGAAGATCGTTTTGGCGTCCACCGTCTTGGAACCCGAAACCGCCGCGTCACCCTTGGCGTCCACCATCACGCCCAGGAAGTCGGTCGCGACCAGTTTGACGTCGCCCTCGGCGGCAACCTTGATCTCGACCGGCTGCTGCGGCGAGAACCAGGTCTTGACCGGAGAAAGCACCGGCTCGGCGGCGAGCGCCGACGTGGAAAGACACAGAGCGACCAGGGTGGCGATCAATCGTTGCATGGATGACTCCGAAGGATAAGAAGATCCCGCTCCGCTGCGGGACGGGAAAGACTATGCGCGAACGCACCGCAAGGCAATGGAAACCCCCCGAGCCGGATGGCGATACCGCCAAACGAACCTGGGGCGACACTGCCAATCGAACCCGAGAGGCCTCCCGGGAGCGCCGAGCTCCAGCTCGGCTCTTGTCCAGCGCTGCCAAGCTGGAACTCGACGTTCCCGAAAAGACGCCCGCCCCCGGCACCCGAGGCTCCGCGGGTACGCTGCGCCCTCGGCTTGTTGGCCGAACGAACCCGAGACGACATCGCCAAACGACCCCGTCAGTGACACGGGCTTCCAGCCCGTGCATGGTGCGTGAGGCTCCAGGGACCTGTTCGAAGCGCACAACCATTGCCTTCAAAGCTGACCCAACCCGAGCTCGCCGAACGAACCCAGGACTGCGCCTGCCGGACCGCTGTCCGTGACACGGCTTTCCAAGCACAACTGTCCGGCATTTCGACGCCGTGACATTCGCAAGATTTCGCTCTTGCGCTTTCTGATGCCGCGTGGCATAGTTCGCGCCCGTGGCGGTCCGTCGTCCATCCCCGCAGCAGCAACCGACGCCGTCGGACCGACGTCTGGCCGTGCGCCGCTCCGGGAATCTCCTCGACGAACATCTCCATCGTCTGGCGGCGCTGCCGGCTCACGGCAACACCATCCTCGGCCGCGACCAGTTGGTCAAAGGCCTGCTCCTGTCGTTCTTCGATCCCATGGCCCGATCGCTGCGACGCATCGAAGACTGCGGCGACTTCCAGGGCGATCTGCGACTCGACAAGCTGGCACGCTCGACCACCGCCGACGCTCTTGCAGCGTTCGACCCTCAGCTGCTCGTGCCGCTGATCGACGACCTGCAGCAACGTGTCCCGAATCTCGGCGACGCCGACGGCCTCGAAGGGATCACCCGGCAGATCATCGCCGCCGACGGCACTTACATGACCACGCTGTGCGATGTGGCCTGGGCGATGCGCCAAAAGAACCGCGACGGCGGCGTGCAGGGACAGGTCCGCGCCAACGTCCAGCTCGACGCCGGCAACTGGATTCCCCGCGTGCTGACCGTCAGCGGCGACGACGGGCATTCGGAGGCCGCGGCCTTCGCCGCCGACCTCCTGCCCGGCGTGCTGTACGTCGTGGACCGCAACTTCGTCGAGTTCGGCTTCCTCGGCGCCGTCCTGGACAAGGGCAGCGACTTTGTCGTTCGTATCAAATCCAACCAACCGGCGATGACGGTGGTCCAGACCCTGCCGCCGTCGGCGGCGGACGTCGAGGCGGGCGTGATCGCCGAGGAAGTGGTGAGACTTCCCGGCCGCGACGCGCCGGCGGGCCTGTTCCGCTGCATCACCATCGAGAGCACCGACCGATCGGGCGAATCCCAGGCACTGCGGCTGCTGACCAATCTTCCCGCGGCGACGGTCGGGGCTCACGTCGTCGGCGCCGTTTACCGGCTGCGCTGGCAGATCGAGCTGTTTTTCAAGTGGCTCAAGACCTGGGCGGGAATGGACCACCTGCTGAGCACCAGCCGCAATGGGATCACCACGCAGCTGTACATCGCGGTGATCGCCGTGCTGATGATGTACGTGCAGAGCGGCTACCGCGTCAGCGTCTACGCCCTGGCGGCGCTGGGCCGCGTGGCCCGGGGCCAGATGTCGATCCAGGAGGCGATGGCGGTGATCGCCAAACGCGAGCGAGAGCGTTCGCTGGAACGAGCGCGTCAGGCCCGGCTGCGGGCACGCAAGAAGCTGGCCTGAAGCCACGACGTTCCCGCACACCCTGATCCGAGGGTGACGCCGCCGCATGCGCGCCATCAGCCGCGATCGCAAGCAAAGCCGAGCGACTCTGGTGAAATGAGGATGTGCCAGGTCATGGCTCACGCTGGAATTGGTAAATTGCCGGACAGTTGTGCTTTCCAAGCCGTGCAAGTTGCGTCACACGCCGATGGTCGTTCATCCTCCACCACGTCCCTCTGCCGAACGAACCCAAGTCAAGTTCGCCGAACGAACCCGAGAGGCCTCCCCGGGAACGCCGAGCTCCAGCTCGGCTCTTGTCGAGCGCTGCCGAGCTGGAGCTCGGCGTTCCCGAAAAGACGCCTGCCCCCGGCCAACATGACGACTCTGCCGAACGAACCCAACGCCAGATCGCCGAACGAACCCGAGCCCCTCTGACCGCTGCTCCGGCCATCCGCCTCGGTCGATGGACCGCACCGGCACCGAGGTGCGCGCATAAAGACCGACCTCTCACGGCCGTCACGCCGTTGAAAATCTGGGTTTTCGCCAAGGCACCAGCCGCCGAAATCGTTCGGCCGCCCGTTTGCCTCGGCGCGAGAATGTTCGTATATTGTACGGTATCGACCGGATCGATCAAGCAGAATCGTGCCGTGCCAGCTGCGCAGCAGTGTGCCCCTGGGACCGCCGAGCGCTTGCTCGGCATGTCGAAGAGCCGAGCAGGCGCTCGGCGGTCCCAGGCAGCGAATCGAAGACGCCCATTTAGACCTGCACAAACCCACTTTCCCAGCCGATCAGCCGATCCAGCCGATCCAGCCGATCCAGCCGATCCAGCCGATCCAGCCGATCCAGCGCCGCCACAACCTTTCGGCTTCAGTCTCTTCCCCAAAACAAGCACCGTTTCCCACCGCATCACCGCCTGCGCGGTCACGCCACCTTCGCCTGGCCCCGACCGAATCACCAGTTTCCTAAATCCAATAAGTATTTTCCCGAAAACCATGATTTCTCGCGGTATATCAAATGTCGGCGTCCACACGGCGGTCGGGCTTGCCTCGGCAGGCGATGACCGGGCTGTTGACGGCCTGGCGGCAGGAGCGATGTCGGCGGAGTGAAAAGGCAAACGAGGCTTGTCATGATCCCCAAGAAGTTGTTGACCATTGGTGTCACCCTGGCCGTCCTTGCGACGGGTGTTTCCGGCACGCTCGCGGCCAAGGTCAAACCGGCCGTCGAAGTGCCGCTCACCGAAGCGGGTCAGAAGCTGGTCGCGAAGTATTCCGATCAGCTCAAGGCGCTGCAGGCGGAGATCGCCCGCGAGCTGCCGAAAATCGACGAGCAGAAGAAGGCCGCCCTTCAGGCCGCTCGTGCGGCGCTCAAAAAGGCCGAAGCAGATGCAACGCTCACCCAGGGAGCCCAGGGCAAGGTCAATGCCGCCGCCGGCCTGGTGGAACACGCCAAGGGCAAGTGGATCGGCGGTGCCGACAAGGGCATTGCCCAGGCGCAGGCGGCGCTCAAGAAGGCAACCACCGACGCCCAGCGCGATGCGGCCAAGAAAGACCTCGCCCAGTGGGAGGCAAACAAGGAAGCCGGACTCGCCGCCCTCAAAACCCGCCAGGCCGACCTGGAAAAGGCAAAAGCCGACGCCGCAAAAGGGGAAGCGGCCAATCAGTCCGCCCAGGCCGCGCTCGCCAAGGCACGGGCAGACGAGAAGGTTGCCGCCAAGGCGTTTCTAGCCCAGGTGGATCCGTTTCTGTCGGCCGACAAGTCGGATGCAAAGCTCGTCAAAGGCGCCATCCTGGCCGAGGCGACGCCGATTGGGCTGGCCGCGTTCGCCCAGCAGGGACCGGCACAGCAGGCGTTGGTCGATAAGCTCCTCGCCGACCCCAAGCTGATGAAGGACATGCTGGAAGCCGGCGGTGCCAGCGGCGGCAAGTATGGCCGGGCCATGGAAATCTACGCCGCCATTCAGAAGGCAAGCCCCAAAGCCGGTGATGCCGTCCTGCAGCGCCTGGCGCTGGCCACCAGCCTCGAACACGCGGTCCCGGTTCCGCAGACCAACGCCGAAGACCAGAAGACCGCACCAACCACCGTGGACCCGGTCAAACGGTACCAGCACTATGAGAAGGCCTACCTTGCCGGCGAGCTTGATCCGGCGTTCAAGAGCTTTACCACCTGGGAATACCGGATGGTCGTCGACTGCGACGCACCCGACGAAATCCTCGCCTGGGGCCGCGAGATGCTCCGCATCTTCCGCCCGGATCATGTCTCGAATCCGGACTACGGCTGGCGCTATTCCGCCGCCGTGAAGACCGAGGTCACCTACGGTTCACAATGCGTCAAGGACGATCTCCCGTCGTTGAACGTCTACCAGAACATCCCCAAGGATGGCGGCGTCTGCGGCCGGCGCGCCTTCTTTGGCCGGTTTATCCTGCGTAGTTTCGGCATCCCGGTCTGGGGCGTGACCCAGCACAAGCACGCCGCGCTAAGCCACTGGACGCCAAAGGGGTGGGTGATCAACCTGGGTGCAGGATTCCACGCCAGTTGGTGGGATAAGGACGACGCCCCGCGCAGCGGAACCGACTTCCTGCTGGAATCGCAGGCGCGCGAGAATGCCCAGGATTATCTCAGGGTGCTCCGGGCGCAGTGGGTCAGCCGGATTCTCGGCGAAACGGCTTACAACGATCGCAAGAAAGTGGACGGCGGACTTTGGAGCAGCACGGCTCATCTGCAGGCCGTCGCCCTGGCGGCCCACGCGGTCGAACTCGGACCGCTCGGCCAGGAACTGGCCGAGGCCAATGAGCCGGAGCAGAAGCAGGCCATCGTCCAGGCGCCCGTCAAGGAATCCGATCAACACGTGGTCGTAAGCCGTGGAGGGGTGATCAACATTCCGTCGGTCGCTCACGCCAGGTCGGCCAAGTCGGTCGCCGCGGTGAAAAGTTACGCCGGCGGCATGCAGATCAACTGCAAAGGGGGTTTCAAGACGCAGTACGAGTTCGAGGCCCC is part of the Humisphaera borealis genome and encodes:
- a CDS encoding NAD(+)/NADH kinase, giving the protein MKRLFVVAKPEKTNVTKALNDLRPAIAGIADLVGVETDHQHDLAKVEADLVLVLGGDGTLLSAARRMAGHEIPMMGVNFGRLGFLADFTPQNFLPYLVRHLTVGLPVQRRPMLEASVIPAEADCPARESIKVEQCRRFVATALNDAVVTAGPPFHMVELEISSDDEGGVRYFGDGVIVSTASGSTAYNVSAGGPIIDAGVEAVCITPICPHSLSFRPVVVPSRTTIVLKCVKVNEGTTLFCDGQASTKLSTGERIVIRRSASDALLIDNPDTQPWRSLAEKLHWAASPKYSS
- a CDS encoding peptidylprolyl isomerase; translation: MQRLIATLVALCLSTSALAAEPVLSPVKTWFSPQQPVEIKVAAEGDVKLVATDFLGVMVDAKGDAAVSGSKTVDAKTIFPGIAASGTYLLYAVPKDKDLSAFVGTPLVISVRGDRRIGAPDGPMVTKVEPLKYLVMTTSKGPMTMAFYYDMAPNTVHNFVTLAAEGYYNGLNFHRIVPGFVIQGGDPRGDGTGGPGYQIDAEFNERRHDAGVLSMARSQDPDSAGSQFFVCLDYQQTRALDRKYTAFGKVVAGMDAVKAIAAVARNQENDRPTENQLIEKVEVKNVTATDNPYVGLQKELAVK
- a CDS encoding IS4 family transposase: MRRSGNLLDEHLHRLAALPAHGNTILGRDQLVKGLLLSFFDPMARSLRRIEDCGDFQGDLRLDKLARSTTADALAAFDPQLLVPLIDDLQQRVPNLGDADGLEGITRQIIAADGTYMTTLCDVAWAMRQKNRDGGVQGQVRANVQLDAGNWIPRVLTVSGDDGHSEAAAFAADLLPGVLYVVDRNFVEFGFLGAVLDKGSDFVVRIKSNQPAMTVVQTLPPSAADVEAGVIAEEVVRLPGRDAPAGLFRCITIESTDRSGESQALRLLTNLPAATVGAHVVGAVYRLRWQIELFFKWLKTWAGMDHLLSTSRNGITTQLYIAVIAVLMMYVQSGYRVSVYALAALGRVARGQMSIQEAMAVIAKRERERSLERARQARLRARKKLA
- a CDS encoding carbohydrate-binding protein, which codes for MIPKKLLTIGVTLAVLATGVSGTLAAKVKPAVEVPLTEAGQKLVAKYSDQLKALQAEIARELPKIDEQKKAALQAARAALKKAEADATLTQGAQGKVNAAAGLVEHAKGKWIGGADKGIAQAQAALKKATTDAQRDAAKKDLAQWEANKEAGLAALKTRQADLEKAKADAAKGEAANQSAQAALAKARADEKVAAKAFLAQVDPFLSADKSDAKLVKGAILAEATPIGLAAFAQQGPAQQALVDKLLADPKLMKDMLEAGGASGGKYGRAMEIYAAIQKASPKAGDAVLQRLALATSLEHAVPVPQTNAEDQKTAPTTVDPVKRYQHYEKAYLAGELDPAFKSFTTWEYRMVVDCDAPDEILAWGREMLRIFRPDHVSNPDYGWRYSAAVKTEVTYGSQCVKDDLPSLNVYQNIPKDGGVCGRRAFFGRFILRSFGIPVWGVTQHKHAALSHWTPKGWVINLGAGFHASWWDKDDAPRSGTDFLLESQARENAQDYLRVLRAQWVSRILGETAYNDRKKVDGGLWSSTAHLQAVALAAHAVELGPLGQELAEANEPEQKQAIVQAPVKESDQHVVVSRGGVINIPSVAHARSAKSVAAVKSYAGGMQINCKGGFKTQYEFEAPQAGKYVLTARVATLQEGQKFLFTANDAKQPTEVAVPYTVGLWQPTRPVELTLVKGKNVLNFAVKDGSRSVTVKEFILTPAK